Proteins encoded in a region of the Trichosurus vulpecula isolate mTriVul1 chromosome 9, mTriVul1.pri, whole genome shotgun sequence genome:
- the LOC118831745 gene encoding low molecular weight phosphotyrosine protein phosphatase-like translates to MATEGTRSVLFVCLGNICRSPIAEAVFRKLVTEQNISDKWRIDSAATSTYEIGNPPDSRGQNCMKKHDITMNHIARQITKEDFLTFDYILCMDESNLRDLNRKGNQVKNYKAKIELLGSYDPQKQLIIEDPYYGNDSDFETVYEQCVRCCKAFLEKSH, encoded by the coding sequence ATGGCCACAGAGGGAACGAGGTCTGTGCTGTTCGTGTGTCTGGGTAATATTTGTCGCTCACCTATAGCAGAAGCAGTTTTCAGGAAACTTGTAACTGAGCAAAATATTTCAGATAAGTGGAGGATAGACAGTGCAGCAACATCTACATATGAAATAGGAAACCCCCCTGATTCTCGAGGGCAGAATTGCATGAAGAAACATGACATTACCATGAATCATATTGCCAGGCAGATTACCAAAGAAGATTTCCTGACCTTTGATTATATACTGTGTATGGATGAAAGCAATTTGAGAGATTTGAATAGAAAAGGTAATCAAGTTAAAAACTACAAAGCTAAAATTGAACTTCTTGGAAGCTATGATCCACAGAAACAACTTATTATTGAAGATCCGTATTATGGAAATGACTCTGACTTTGAGACTGTATATGAGCAATGTGTGAGGTGCTGCAAAGCATTTTTGGAAAAATCTCATTAA